One window from the genome of Acuticoccus sediminis encodes:
- a CDS encoding DUF1223 domain-containing protein, giving the protein MQRVPYRKQATYFLSTLVSALVLLGIATLTARAEEKSPKAVLELFTSQGCSSCPSADKLIAQYARRDDVLAMTLPVKLWDYLGWSDTLATEINTKRQMAYSVARGDRDVYTPQLVINGETAMLGSDKDAIDQEVATSDLPLPIDLSLNNGVLEIDLGDAEIDAESATIWLMVLDDRVHVPVSAGENRGRKLDYYNVVRDMRPVGIWKGQPIKLELPLSDVEKHATSGCVVIAQVDTFKGPGRIVGAAQLHQIFPARTIGSADGSFPYKPGIR; this is encoded by the coding sequence ATGCAGCGTGTGCCCTACCGCAAGCAGGCCACCTATTTTCTGTCGACATTGGTGTCGGCTCTCGTCCTTCTCGGCATCGCGACCCTGACGGCCCGGGCGGAGGAGAAGTCACCCAAGGCCGTTCTGGAGCTCTTCACCAGCCAGGGCTGCTCGTCCTGCCCGTCGGCGGACAAGCTGATCGCCCAGTACGCCCGACGTGACGACGTCCTCGCGATGACGCTGCCGGTGAAGCTGTGGGACTATCTCGGCTGGTCCGACACGCTGGCGACCGAGATCAACACCAAGCGGCAGATGGCGTATTCGGTGGCGCGCGGCGACCGCGACGTCTACACGCCCCAGCTCGTCATCAACGGCGAGACGGCGATGCTCGGCAGCGACAAGGACGCGATCGACCAGGAAGTCGCGACGTCCGACCTCCCCCTCCCCATCGACCTGTCCCTCAACAACGGCGTGCTGGAGATCGACCTCGGCGACGCCGAGATCGACGCCGAGAGCGCCACGATCTGGCTGATGGTGCTCGACGACCGGGTCCACGTCCCCGTCAGCGCGGGCGAGAACCGCGGCCGCAAGCTCGACTACTACAACGTGGTGCGCGACATGCGCCCGGTCGGCATCTGGAAGGGTCAGCCGATCAAGCTCGAGCTGCCGCTGTCGGACGTGGAGAAGCACGCGACGTCGGGCTGCGTCGTGATCGCCCAGGTCGACACGTTCAAGGGTCCCGGCCGGATCGTCGGCGCGGCGCAGCTCCACCAGATCTTTCCCGCCCGCACCATAGGCTCCGCGGACGGCAGCTTCCCCTACAAGCCCGGCATCCGCTGA
- a CDS encoding DUF6789 family protein: MARAIFAAVIATLVASGLIYLNGQLADLPQFPLLAQIQSFNARIGMPQTVEAAWAAHAFLGVVVYGVIFALIQPVLPGSAFLEGLTFGILTWLAMMVVFAPLTGHEIFLQDANNPVLVAMSFAFNIVYGIVLGFVFAIVGGRAEAE, from the coding sequence ATGGCACGCGCGATCTTTGCAGCCGTGATCGCGACACTGGTTGCGTCAGGTCTGATCTATCTCAACGGCCAGCTGGCCGACCTGCCGCAGTTCCCGCTTCTGGCGCAAATTCAAAGCTTTAATGCCCGTATCGGCATGCCGCAGACGGTCGAGGCGGCCTGGGCCGCCCACGCGTTCCTGGGCGTCGTCGTCTACGGCGTGATCTTCGCGCTGATCCAGCCGGTCCTGCCGGGGAGCGCCTTCCTCGAGGGACTGACGTTCGGGATCCTGACGTGGCTCGCGATGATGGTCGTCTTCGCCCCGCTGACGGGCCACGAGATCTTCCTGCAGGATGCCAACAATCCGGTGCTGGTCGCGATGAGCTTCGCGTTCAACATCGTCTACGGCATCGTCCTCGGCTTCGTCTTCGCCATCGTGGGCGGCCGGGCGGAAGCCGAATAG
- a CDS encoding Crp/Fnr family transcriptional regulator, with protein MVAKLGRFAALSEADELMLAALEKEEREYRKDEIVIRSGGSVTELYVVKSGWLASYSLLDDGRRQILRLFYPGDIVDLSEIALVVSRHDIKCLTATVLCPFPKAGLEPVFTHSPRLTALLFSMTVRENATLLDRIRAIGRFSAYERVCYLILEIAFRLDATDENSASRDFRVPLTQSDIADLLGLTNVYVSKTMSRIENDGLISRDGNRIRILKLRTMAELCNFNGDPHIDSSWFPVK; from the coding sequence TTGGTCGCCAAGCTGGGTCGGTTTGCCGCGTTGTCGGAGGCCGACGAGCTGATGCTCGCGGCGCTGGAGAAAGAGGAACGCGAGTATCGCAAGGACGAGATCGTGATCCGTTCCGGCGGCTCGGTCACGGAACTCTACGTCGTCAAGTCGGGTTGGCTCGCCTCTTATTCGTTGCTGGACGATGGACGTCGGCAGATCTTGCGATTGTTCTATCCCGGGGACATCGTGGACCTGTCGGAGATCGCGTTGGTGGTGTCGCGGCATGACATCAAGTGCCTGACGGCGACGGTCCTTTGCCCATTTCCAAAGGCCGGGCTGGAGCCAGTGTTCACCCACTCGCCGCGGCTTACGGCGCTCCTTTTCTCCATGACCGTGCGCGAGAACGCGACGCTGCTCGACCGGATCCGCGCCATCGGCCGGTTCAGCGCCTACGAGCGGGTGTGCTATCTCATCCTCGAGATCGCCTTCCGGCTCGACGCGACGGACGAGAACTCGGCGAGCCGCGACTTCCGCGTGCCGCTGACGCAGAGCGACATTGCCGACTTGCTCGGCCTCACCAACGTCTACGTCTCCAAGACGATGTCGCGGATCGAGAACGACGGGCTGATCAGCCGTGACGGCAACCGCATCAGGATCCTCAAGCTCCGGACGATGGCGGAGCTCTGCAACTTCAACGGCGACCCGCACATCGATTCGAGCTGGTTTCCGGTCAAGTGA
- a CDS encoding glycosyltransferase, which produces MRVVFASHGSLGDLVPFLEIGKALAARGHTATVATHPAHRASVAAAGLGFAPMRPDRPDDPAFHARFMHPRRGPAFAYTRYLGPAVAASDADLSAAVAGADVLVSVTLALAAPIVAARTGVPWLSAAFQPAMLYSALDPPRLAMLPLVRGWPQYNARVLAYAEKGVEAWAAPLRAYRAAAGLGDYPAHPAFRGQHSPDGVLALYSPLFGPVPADAPRGTVQTGQVLQTGSPPLDPRIADFLADGEPPVVFTLGSASAHVARRFFEDSARAARRLGVRALLLAGGAGAGRDLPSDPALMVAGSAPYQAVFPHAAAVVHQGGIGTIALAMAAGVPMVAVPFSHDQPDNAARAARAGVARVVPRWRYRLSAAPILRQVLDDGGMRATSARLAPLIAAENGAERAADAIIAAAR; this is translated from the coding sequence GTGAGGGTCGTCTTCGCCAGCCACGGCTCGCTCGGCGACCTTGTGCCGTTCCTGGAGATCGGCAAGGCGCTCGCGGCCCGCGGCCACACCGCGACGGTGGCGACCCATCCGGCGCATCGCGCCAGCGTCGCCGCCGCCGGGCTCGGCTTCGCGCCGATGCGCCCGGACCGGCCGGACGATCCCGCCTTCCACGCCCGCTTCATGCACCCGCGCCGCGGCCCCGCCTTCGCCTACACCAGGTATCTCGGCCCGGCGGTCGCGGCGAGCGACGCCGACCTTTCCGCCGCGGTGGCGGGCGCCGACGTCCTCGTCAGCGTGACGCTCGCACTCGCCGCGCCGATCGTCGCCGCGCGCACGGGGGTGCCGTGGCTCTCCGCGGCGTTCCAGCCGGCGATGCTCTACAGCGCGCTCGACCCGCCCCGCCTCGCGATGCTCCCCCTCGTGCGCGGCTGGCCGCAGTACAACGCGCGCGTGCTCGCCTACGCCGAGAAGGGCGTCGAGGCCTGGGCCGCGCCGCTTCGCGCCTACCGCGCCGCCGCCGGCCTCGGCGACTACCCCGCCCACCCCGCCTTCCGTGGCCAGCATTCGCCCGATGGCGTGCTGGCGCTCTACTCCCCCCTCTTCGGCCCGGTGCCGGCGGACGCGCCGCGCGGCACCGTCCAGACCGGACAGGTGCTGCAGACCGGCAGCCCGCCGCTCGATCCGCGGATCGCCGACTTCCTGGCGGACGGCGAGCCGCCCGTGGTCTTCACCCTCGGCTCCGCCTCCGCCCACGTCGCCCGCCGCTTCTTCGAGGACAGCGCCCGCGCCGCGCGCCGCCTCGGCGTGCGTGCCCTCCTCCTCGCCGGGGGCGCGGGCGCAGGTCGCGATCTGCCGTCCGATCCGGCGCTCATGGTCGCGGGAAGCGCGCCCTACCAGGCCGTCTTCCCGCATGCGGCAGCGGTGGTGCACCAGGGCGGAATCGGCACGATCGCGCTCGCGATGGCGGCCGGCGTGCCGATGGTCGCCGTTCCCTTCTCCCACGACCAGCCCGACAATGCGGCCCGCGCGGCCCGGGCGGGCGTGGCGCGGGTCGTGCCTCGCTGGCGCTACCGTCTCTCCGCTGCGCCGATCCTCCGACAGGTCCTGGACGACGGCGGGATGCGGGCGACCAGCGCCCGTCTCGCCCCGCTGATCGCAGCCGAGAACGGCGCGGAGCGGGCGGCGGACGCGATTATCGCCGCCGCGCGCTGA
- the crtY gene encoding lycopene beta-cyclase CrtY, translated as MAQRLIIAGGGLSGVLTALAFADRPDVSVTLLEAGERLGGAHTWSFYATDLDAPGTRLVDPLVAHSWPGYDVRFRGLSRTLSTPYRSITAQSLDRAARQRLGERVRLGTSVTGLDAGGATLGDGTRVEGEAVIDARGPTRLAGLALRHQVFLGQEVRLAAPHGLTRPTIMDATVEQLDGYRFVYLLPFTADTLLVEDTYYTDQPALDRATVAARIAGYAAGRGWRVTEVIREEAGSLPLVLGGDARALWVDAAPDGGAVPIGLRAGLFHPVTSYSLPVAVETALMLGAMPGPVTTARVSERVGDLVRRHVARTAYERLLNRMLFLAGRPEDRHLVLERFHRLPQPLIERFYAGRMRRSDRLRVLLGKPPVPVAGALRALPERSAG; from the coding sequence ATGGCGCAACGACTGATCATCGCGGGCGGCGGCCTCTCGGGTGTACTGACCGCGCTCGCCTTCGCCGACCGGCCGGACGTCTCCGTGACGCTGCTGGAGGCGGGCGAGCGTCTCGGCGGTGCCCACACCTGGAGCTTCTACGCGACGGACCTCGACGCGCCCGGGACCCGCCTCGTCGATCCGCTCGTCGCCCATAGCTGGCCGGGCTACGACGTGCGCTTCCGCGGTCTCTCGCGCACGCTGTCGACGCCCTACCGCTCGATCACCGCGCAGAGCCTCGACCGCGCCGCCCGGCAGCGCCTCGGCGAGCGGGTCCGGCTGGGCACCTCCGTGACGGGGCTCGATGCCGGCGGGGCGACGCTCGGCGACGGCACGCGCGTCGAGGGCGAGGCGGTGATCGACGCGCGCGGGCCGACGCGGCTCGCGGGACTTGCACTGCGCCACCAGGTCTTCCTCGGTCAGGAGGTCCGGCTCGCGGCGCCGCACGGCCTGACGCGCCCGACGATCATGGACGCGACGGTGGAGCAGCTGGACGGTTACCGCTTCGTCTACCTGCTCCCGTTCACCGCCGACACGCTCCTCGTCGAGGACACCTATTATACCGACCAACCGGCGCTCGACCGCGCGACGGTCGCGGCGCGCATCGCCGGCTACGCCGCAGGGCGGGGTTGGCGTGTCACGGAGGTGATCCGCGAGGAGGCCGGTTCGCTGCCGCTCGTCCTGGGGGGCGACGCGCGCGCCCTGTGGGTGGACGCGGCGCCGGATGGCGGGGCGGTCCCGATCGGACTGCGGGCGGGCCTCTTCCATCCGGTGACGAGCTATTCGCTCCCCGTCGCCGTGGAGACGGCGCTGATGCTGGGGGCGATGCCGGGACCGGTCACCACCGCGCGCGTCTCGGAGCGGGTCGGCGACCTGGTGCGCCGGCATGTCGCACGGACGGCGTACGAGCGGCTCCTGAACCGGATGCTCTTCCTCGCCGGCCGGCCGGAGGACCGGCACCTCGTCCTCGAGCGCTTTCACCGCCTGCCGCAGCCCCTCATCGAGCGCTTCTACGCCGGCCGCATGCGCCGGTCCGACCGGCTGCGGGTGCTCCTCGGCAAGCCGCCGGTGCCGGTCGCCGGCGCGCTCCGCGCCCTGCCGGAGCGCTCCGCCGGCTGA
- a CDS encoding fatty acid desaturase gives MNGNVLSPARARQRDTIVGLTLALAIIGAWLAVHVSAIFIVDWQVTPGWLALPFVAVQTWLSVGLFIVAHDCMHGSLAPGRPAVNRAFGRVALFLYAAFSYDRLLPKHHMHHRRPGSPQDPDFHADAPDAFAPWFLRFFLEYYGWRELGAMAAAMALYILATGVSVPALLLFYAVPAVLSAVQLFYFGTFRPHRIDAAPFADRHNTRTDGFPPLLSLLTCFHFGYHHEHHLAPTTPWWRLPAAHRAMTAGAVPPAGPAAARGRA, from the coding sequence ATGAACGGGAACGTCCTGTCGCCCGCACGCGCCCGGCAGCGCGACACGATCGTCGGCCTGACGCTGGCGCTTGCCATCATCGGCGCCTGGCTCGCGGTCCATGTGTCCGCGATCTTCATCGTCGACTGGCAGGTGACGCCGGGATGGCTCGCCCTCCCCTTCGTCGCGGTGCAGACGTGGCTCTCGGTCGGGCTGTTCATCGTCGCCCACGACTGCATGCACGGCTCGCTCGCACCGGGCCGGCCCGCGGTCAACCGTGCCTTCGGCCGCGTCGCGCTGTTCCTCTACGCGGCGTTCTCGTACGACCGGCTCCTGCCGAAGCACCACATGCACCACCGCCGCCCCGGATCGCCGCAGGACCCGGACTTCCACGCCGACGCGCCGGACGCGTTCGCCCCGTGGTTCCTGCGCTTCTTCCTCGAATACTACGGCTGGCGCGAACTCGGCGCGATGGCGGCGGCGATGGCGCTCTACATCCTCGCCACGGGGGTCTCGGTGCCGGCGCTCCTCCTGTTCTACGCCGTGCCCGCGGTGCTGTCGGCGGTGCAGCTCTTCTATTTCGGCACCTTCCGGCCCCACCGGATCGACGCGGCGCCCTTCGCCGACAGGCACAACACGCGCACGGACGGTTTCCCGCCGCTGCTGTCGCTCCTGACCTGCTTCCACTTCGGCTACCACCACGAGCATCACCTCGCGCCGACGACGCCCTGGTGGCGCCTTCCCGCCGCGCACCGTGCGATGACCGCCGGCGCCGTCCCGCCGGCCGGCCCCGCCGCCGCGAGGGGGCGGGCATGA
- a CDS encoding sterol desaturase family protein, with protein sequence MILNTLIVIATVVAMEGVAYATHRFVMHGPLGWGWHRSHHEEADGVLEKNDLYAVVFTVLSGALITFGIAGVWPLRQIGVGLMVYGILYFIVHDGLVHQRWPFRWVPRRGYLKRLVQAHKMHHAVDGRDGCVSFGFLYAPPVTDLKRRLARTGALRSRGAAPGGTRNGTSPVT encoded by the coding sequence ATGATCCTCAACACCCTCATCGTGATCGCCACCGTCGTCGCGATGGAGGGGGTCGCCTACGCCACCCACCGCTTCGTCATGCACGGCCCGCTCGGCTGGGGCTGGCACCGCTCGCACCACGAGGAGGCCGACGGTGTCCTCGAGAAGAACGACCTCTACGCCGTCGTCTTCACCGTCCTGTCGGGTGCGCTGATCACCTTCGGGATCGCCGGGGTGTGGCCGCTGCGGCAGATCGGCGTCGGCCTGATGGTGTACGGCATCCTCTACTTCATCGTGCACGACGGGCTGGTACATCAGCGCTGGCCGTTCCGCTGGGTGCCGCGGCGGGGCTACCTGAAGCGCCTGGTGCAGGCCCACAAGATGCACCACGCGGTTGACGGACGGGACGGTTGTGTGTCCTTCGGCTTTCTCTACGCGCCGCCGGTCACGGACCTGAAGCGGCGGCTCGCCCGGACGGGCGCGCTTCGCAGCAGGGGGGCCGCGCCGGGCGGCACCCGCAACGGGACCTCGCCAGTGACCTAA
- the sucD gene encoding succinate--CoA ligase subunit alpha has translation MSILVDKNTKVIVQGLTGKTGSFHTEQALAYHGTQMVAGVHPKKGGETWTSESGKSLPIYTTVGDAREATGADASVIYVPPAGAGAAILEAIEAEVPLIICITEGIPVMDMVKVKAALDRSSSRLIGPNCPGVLTPNECKIGIMPGSIFRDGSVGIVSRSGTLTYEAVFQTSAEGLGQTTAVGIGGDPVKGTEFIDMLEMFLADDETESIIMIGEIGGSAEEEAAQFIADEAKKGRKKPMAGFIAGRTAPPGRTMGHAGAVISGGKGGAEDKIAAMEAAGIRVSPSPAQLGKTLVKVLKG, from the coding sequence ATGTCCATCCTCGTCGACAAGAATACCAAAGTCATCGTGCAGGGCCTGACCGGCAAGACCGGCTCGTTCCACACCGAGCAGGCACTCGCCTACCACGGCACGCAGATGGTGGCCGGCGTTCATCCCAAGAAGGGTGGCGAGACCTGGACGAGCGAAAGCGGCAAGTCCCTGCCGATCTATACCACCGTGGGCGACGCCCGCGAGGCCACCGGCGCCGACGCGTCGGTGATCTACGTGCCGCCCGCGGGCGCCGGCGCCGCCATCCTCGAGGCGATCGAGGCGGAGGTGCCGCTCATCATCTGCATCACGGAAGGCATTCCGGTGATGGACATGGTGAAGGTGAAGGCCGCGCTCGACCGTTCGTCCTCGCGCCTCATCGGGCCGAACTGCCCGGGCGTCCTGACCCCGAACGAGTGCAAGATCGGCATCATGCCGGGCTCGATCTTCCGCGACGGCTCCGTCGGCATCGTGTCCCGCTCGGGCACCCTCACCTACGAGGCGGTGTTCCAGACCTCGGCCGAGGGCCTGGGCCAGACGACCGCCGTCGGCATCGGCGGTGACCCGGTGAAGGGCACCGAGTTCATCGACATGCTGGAGATGTTCCTCGCCGACGACGAGACCGAGTCCATCATCATGATCGGCGAGATCGGCGGTTCCGCCGAGGAAGAAGCCGCCCAGTTCATCGCCGACGAAGCGAAGAAGGGCCGCAAGAAGCCGATGGCGGGCTTCATCGCCGGCCGCACGGCGCCTCCGGGCCGCACCATGGGCCACGCCGGCGCGGTCATCTCCGGCGGCAAGGGCGGCGCGGAAGACAAGATCGCCGCGATGGAAGCGGCCGGCATCCGGGTCTCCCCGTCCCCGGCCCAGCTCGGCAAGACCCTCGTCAAGGTCCTCAAGGGCTGA
- a CDS encoding DUF1810 domain-containing protein, whose product MTDTFNLDRFLTAQERDYAAALSELGTGFKASHWIWYIFPQHVDLGRSATARLYGIASLQEAAAYFHHPVLGARLIEATEAALASGVTDPTALFGSPDDLKVRSCLTLFLEVEPGEETLARALTTFYGGRRDEKTLDLLYPDRVAEGDGDDDGPSAQLTEKARHSDQKAGNPSHEANGSEATLKS is encoded by the coding sequence GTGACCGATACCTTTAATCTGGATCGATTCTTAACGGCACAGGAGCGGGATTACGCGGCGGCGCTCTCGGAGCTCGGAACGGGCTTCAAGGCCTCGCACTGGATCTGGTATATTTTCCCGCAGCACGTCGACCTCGGCCGCTCGGCGACCGCGCGCCTCTACGGCATCGCGTCGCTGCAGGAGGCCGCCGCCTACTTCCACCATCCGGTCCTGGGCGCCCGGCTGATCGAGGCGACGGAGGCCGCGCTCGCCTCCGGCGTCACCGACCCCACCGCGCTCTTCGGCAGTCCCGACGACCTCAAGGTCCGCTCGTGCCTGACGCTGTTTCTGGAGGTCGAGCCGGGCGAGGAGACACTCGCTCGTGCGCTAACGACGTTCTACGGCGGCCGGCGGGACGAAAAGACGCTGGACCTCCTCTACCCGGACCGGGTCGCCGAGGGCGACGGGGACGATGACGGGCCGTCTGCCCAGTTGACCGAAAAAGCACGGCATTCTGACCAGAAAGCCGGCAATCCGAGCCATGAGGCGAACGGTTCGGAGGCAACGCTGAAATCGTGA
- a CDS encoding 2-oxoglutarate dehydrogenase E1 component produces MARQDANAAFLNSSFLYGGNAEYLEQLYARYQVDPTSVDAGWQAFFAEMQDDRHAVEVQAKGPKWARQDWPVPMNGELVSALDGNWGEIETRVTEKVAQKAQQQGQVVGESDIRRAARDSVRAIMMIRAYRMRGHYHANLDPLGITGMRDEELRPQAYGFTEADMDRPIFLDNVLGLEFATVRQMIDILERTYCQTMGVEFMHISDGYEKGWLQERIEGPDKGIAFTLEGRKAILNKLVEAEGFEKFLGIKYTGTKRFGLDGGEAVIPALEQIIKRGGNLGVRDIAVGMAHRGRLNVLAQVLGKPLRAIFHEFKGGSFKPDEVEGSGDVKYHLGASSDREFDGNSVHLSLTANPSHLEIVDPVVLGKVRAKQDQLNDTERMKVLGLLLHGDAAFAGQGVVAECFGLSGLKGHRTGGSIHVIINNQIGFTTNPHFSRSSPYPSDVAKMIEAPIFHVNGDDPEAVVYAAKVATEFRQKFHKPVVIDMFCYRRFGHNESDEPSFTQPVMYKKIRQHPSTLEIYGKRLVDEGVVSNDEVEQMKADWRKHLDEEFEAGQSFLPNKADWLDGRWKAIKPGDDADDPRRGHTGVDMDELKSIGEALSTVPEGFHIHRTVGRFMENRRKMIETGQGVDWATAEALAFGTLLKDGYPVRLSGQDCERGTFSQRHSVLYDQENEERYIPLNNLGGEQKRYEVINSMLSEEAVLGFEYGYSLAEPNALVAWEAQFGDFANGAQVVFDQFISSGERKWLRMTGLVCLLPHGYEGQGPEHSSARLERFLQLCAEDNMQVANCSTPANYFHILRRQLKRDLRKPLILMTPKSLLRHKRCVSTLDELGPDSTFHRVLLDDAQLGRTGDFKLAADDKIRRVVLCTGKVYYDLLEAREERGVDDVYLLRVEQLYPFPAKSVISELKRFPNAELVWCQEEPANMGSWSFVQPYLDWCLGQTKMTNDRPRYAGRPAAASPATGLAKRHQQQLEAFLEQVYG; encoded by the coding sequence ATGGCTCGCCAAGACGCGAACGCCGCGTTTCTCAATTCCTCATTCCTATACGGCGGCAACGCCGAGTACCTTGAGCAGCTGTACGCTCGGTACCAGGTCGACCCGACCTCGGTCGATGCGGGCTGGCAGGCCTTCTTCGCCGAGATGCAGGACGACCGGCACGCCGTCGAAGTCCAGGCGAAGGGTCCGAAGTGGGCCCGCCAGGACTGGCCTGTGCCGATGAACGGCGAGCTGGTCTCCGCGCTCGACGGCAACTGGGGTGAGATCGAGACCCGCGTCACCGAGAAGGTGGCCCAGAAGGCGCAGCAGCAGGGCCAGGTCGTCGGCGAGTCGGACATCCGCCGCGCCGCCCGCGACTCGGTCCGCGCGATCATGATGATCCGCGCCTACCGCATGCGCGGCCACTACCACGCCAACCTCGACCCGCTGGGCATCACCGGCATGCGCGACGAGGAGCTGCGCCCGCAGGCCTACGGCTTCACCGAGGCGGACATGGACCGCCCGATCTTCCTCGACAACGTGCTCGGCCTCGAGTTCGCGACCGTGCGCCAGATGATCGACATCCTGGAGCGCACCTACTGTCAGACGATGGGCGTGGAATTCATGCACATCTCCGACGGTTACGAGAAGGGCTGGCTCCAGGAGCGCATCGAGGGGCCGGACAAGGGCATCGCCTTCACGCTCGAGGGCCGCAAGGCGATCCTCAACAAGCTCGTCGAGGCGGAAGGCTTCGAGAAGTTCCTCGGCATCAAGTACACCGGCACCAAGCGCTTCGGTCTCGACGGCGGCGAAGCCGTCATCCCGGCGCTGGAGCAGATCATCAAGCGCGGCGGCAACCTCGGCGTCCGCGACATCGCCGTCGGCATGGCCCACCGCGGCCGCCTCAACGTGCTCGCCCAGGTCCTCGGCAAGCCGCTCCGCGCCATCTTCCACGAGTTCAAGGGCGGCTCGTTCAAGCCCGACGAGGTCGAGGGTTCGGGCGACGTGAAGTACCACCTCGGTGCCTCGTCCGACCGTGAGTTCGACGGCAACTCCGTCCACCTGTCGCTGACCGCCAACCCCTCCCACCTCGAGATCGTGGACCCCGTCGTGCTCGGCAAAGTGCGCGCCAAGCAGGACCAGCTCAACGACACCGAGCGCATGAAGGTCCTCGGCCTGCTGCTGCACGGCGACGCGGCCTTCGCCGGCCAGGGCGTCGTCGCGGAGTGCTTCGGCCTGTCGGGCCTGAAGGGCCACCGCACCGGCGGCTCGATCCACGTCATCATCAACAACCAGATCGGCTTCACGACGAACCCGCACTTCTCGCGCTCGTCGCCCTACCCGTCCGACGTCGCCAAGATGATCGAGGCGCCGATCTTCCACGTGAACGGCGACGACCCCGAGGCGGTGGTCTACGCGGCGAAGGTGGCGACCGAGTTCCGGCAGAAGTTCCACAAGCCGGTCGTCATCGACATGTTCTGCTACCGCCGGTTCGGCCACAACGAGAGCGACGAGCCCTCGTTCACCCAGCCGGTCATGTACAAGAAGATCCGCCAGCACCCGTCCACGCTGGAGATCTACGGCAAGCGCCTGGTCGACGAGGGCGTCGTCTCGAACGACGAGGTCGAGCAGATGAAGGCCGACTGGCGCAAGCACCTCGACGAGGAGTTCGAGGCCGGCCAGTCGTTCCTGCCGAACAAGGCCGACTGGCTCGACGGCCGCTGGAAGGCCATCAAGCCGGGCGATGACGCGGACGACCCGCGCCGCGGCCACACCGGCGTCGACATGGACGAGCTGAAGTCCATCGGCGAGGCGCTCTCGACCGTACCGGAGGGCTTCCACATCCACCGCACCGTCGGCCGGTTCATGGAGAACCGCCGCAAGATGATCGAGACCGGCCAGGGCGTCGACTGGGCGACCGCCGAGGCGCTCGCCTTCGGCACGCTGCTGAAGGACGGCTACCCGGTCCGCCTCTCCGGCCAGGACTGCGAGCGCGGCACGTTCTCGCAGCGCCACTCGGTGCTCTACGATCAGGAGAACGAGGAGCGCTACATCCCGCTCAACAACCTGGGCGGCGAGCAGAAGCGCTACGAGGTCATCAACTCGATGCTCTCCGAGGAGGCCGTCCTCGGCTTCGAGTACGGCTACTCCCTCGCCGAGCCGAACGCGCTGGTCGCCTGGGAAGCCCAGTTCGGCGACTTCGCCAACGGCGCGCAGGTGGTGTTCGACCAGTTCATCTCGTCGGGCGAGCGCAAGTGGCTGCGCATGACGGGCCTCGTCTGCCTGCTGCCGCATGGCTACGAGGGCCAGGGTCCGGAGCACTCCTCCGCCCGCCTGGAGCGCTTCCTCCAGCTCTGCGCGGAGGACAACATGCAGGTCGCCAACTGCTCGACGCCGGCGAACTACTTCCACATCCTGCGCCGCCAGCTGAAGCGCGACCTGCGCAAGCCGCTGATCCTGATGACGCCGAAGTCGCTGCTGCGCCACAAGCGCTGCGTGTCGACGCTCGACGAGCTGGGTCCGGATTCCACCTTCCACCGCGTCCTTCTGGACGATGCGCAGCTCGGCCGCACCGGCGACTTCAAGCTCGCCGCCGACGACAAGATCCGCCGCGTCGTGCTGTGCACCGGCAAGGTCTACTACGACCTTCTCGAGGCGCGCGAGGAGCGGGGCGTCGACGACGTCTACCTGCTGCGGGTGGAGCAGCTCTATCCGTTCCCGGCCAAGTCGGTGATCAGCGAGCTGAAGCGCTTCCCGAACGCGGAGCTGGTGTGGTGCCAGGAGGAGCCGGCCAACATGGGCTCCTGGTCCTTCGTGCAGCCGTACCTCGACTGGTGCCTCGGCCAGACCAAGATGACCAACGATCGGCCGCGCTACGCCGGGCGTCCGGCGGCCGCGTCGCCGGCGACAGGTCTCGCCAAGCGTCACCAGCAGCAGCTCGAGGCCTTCCTCGAGCAGGTCTACGGGTAA